A genome region from Trichocoleus sp. includes the following:
- a CDS encoding folate/biopterin family MFS transporter produces the protein MVASSPGFTKVKDLLTEKVFFGNEPSPELIAILMVYFVQGILGLARLAVSFFLKDDLGLTPAQVSALMGVAALPWMIKPLFGFISDGLPVFGYRRRPYLILSGLLGMTAWLMLATIVHTAWAATAAIALSSLSVAFSDVIVDSLVVERARTESVTDAGSLQALCWGASAVGGLITAYFSGFLLQHFSNQTVFGITATFPLIVSLVAWLIAEAQVEHPTDWSVVWGQVTQLRGAITQKSIWLPTAFVFLWQATPTAESAFFFFTTNELGFQPEFLGRVRLVTSVASLVGIWMFQRFFKAVPFRVIFAWTTVMSAVLGMTMLLLVTHANRAIGIDDRWFSLGDSLILTVMGQIAYMPILVLAARLCPPGVEATLFALLMSITNLAGLVSYEFGAVLMHWFGITETNFDRLWLLVVVTNLSTLLPLPFLGWLPDAQESQLLGYATTLPASSAPIIDPAAMPVGEKELIT, from the coding sequence ATGGTTGCTTCCTCCCCCGGCTTCACGAAAGTCAAAGATCTGCTGACTGAGAAAGTGTTTTTTGGGAATGAACCCAGCCCAGAATTAATCGCCATTCTCATGGTGTATTTTGTGCAAGGCATTCTTGGTCTGGCGCGGCTTGCCGTGAGCTTCTTCCTAAAAGACGATTTGGGGCTGACCCCGGCACAAGTTTCTGCCCTGATGGGCGTGGCTGCGCTGCCCTGGATGATCAAACCGTTGTTTGGCTTCATCTCAGATGGGTTGCCCGTATTTGGCTATCGTCGTCGCCCTTACCTGATTTTGTCTGGGCTATTAGGCATGACTGCCTGGCTGATGCTCGCGACGATCGTGCATACAGCTTGGGCAGCGACAGCGGCGATTGCGCTCAGTTCACTCTCTGTTGCCTTTAGCGATGTAATTGTTGATTCGCTGGTGGTAGAACGAGCCAGGACTGAATCTGTCACAGATGCCGGATCGCTGCAAGCTCTCTGCTGGGGTGCCTCGGCAGTAGGCGGATTGATTACGGCATACTTTAGCGGCTTCCTTCTTCAGCATTTCAGCAATCAAACGGTCTTTGGCATCACTGCAACCTTTCCGCTGATTGTGTCACTGGTGGCATGGTTGATTGCCGAAGCCCAGGTTGAGCATCCGACAGACTGGTCAGTGGTTTGGGGGCAAGTGACGCAACTTAGGGGCGCAATTACCCAGAAGTCGATCTGGCTACCCACGGCTTTCGTCTTTCTCTGGCAGGCAACCCCGACCGCCGAATCGGCATTTTTCTTTTTTACAACGAATGAGCTGGGCTTTCAGCCAGAATTTCTGGGACGAGTGCGCTTAGTGACCAGTGTGGCTTCGCTGGTAGGCATCTGGATGTTTCAGCGATTCTTCAAAGCAGTGCCCTTTCGAGTCATTTTTGCCTGGACAACAGTGATGTCTGCGGTGCTAGGGATGACGATGCTGCTGCTGGTCACTCATGCAAACCGGGCAATCGGCATTGACGATCGTTGGTTTAGCCTGGGAGATAGCCTGATTCTGACGGTGATGGGGCAAATTGCCTATATGCCGATTTTGGTGCTGGCAGCGCGGCTCTGTCCTCCAGGTGTGGAAGCAACCCTGTTTGCGCTGCTAATGTCGATTACAAATCTGGCGGGTTTAGTCTCCTATGAATTTGGGGCTGTGTTGATGCACTGGTTTGGTATTACCGAAACTAACTTCGATCGCCTCTGGCTCTTAGTCGTGGTCACAAACTTGAGCACGCTCCTGCCTTTACCTTTCCTTGGCTGGCTCCCTGATGCTCAAGAAAGCCAACTTCTGGGTTATGCGACCACCCTACCAGCAAGTTCTGCTCCGATCATTGATCCAGCAGCAATGCCCGTTGGTGAAAAAGAGCTAATTACTTAG